Below is a genomic region from Chloracidobacterium sp..
CTCCAACGGCGCAGGCTACGTTGGTCAGCTTTCGCTCAAGGCTTTGCGTACGTTTGACTTTGGCGGATGGCACAGTTCGCAGTTCAGCGGCGAACCTATCCCGACGCTGGAGGAAGTATTCGCACAGCTTCCGGCGGATAGACTCGTCAACGTCGAAATCAAAAACGACGGCTTCCACAGCCATGGCGAAGAAGCGGCGGTGGTGCAGCTTGTCGCCCGCTTCGGCCTACGCGAGCGCTGTTTGATTTCCTCGTTTAACCCACTTGTGCTGTGGCGGCTTCAGCAAGCCGACTCCCGCATTGCGCTGGCCTACCTTTACCGGCCAGAGTCGCCTTGGTACTTGCGCCGCCTACCCATCACTCGCCTGCTGCAACTCAAAGCCATCCATCCTCATCACACGCTGGTGACAGCAGCGAAGGTCGCCGCCGCCCATCGGCGCGGGTTGCAAGTCAATACTTGGACGGTCAACGAAGCAAGCGACTTTGAGCGAGTTCTCGCGTGTGGCGTAGACGGGATCATGACAGATTACCCAGAACGTCTCCTTGCCTGGTTGGACGCATGGCCGTATCGGGTCACGGCAACGTGAACGAAAAGAAGTTGGTGACGGCGCGACGTTCGCCTTGCGGCGT
It encodes:
- a CDS encoding glycerophosphodiester phosphodiesterase, translating into MPRPLIFGHRGAAGTAPENTHAAFRHAFAVGADGVELDVRCCASGELVVIHDATIHRTSNGAGYVGQLSLKALRTFDFGGWHSSQFSGEPIPTLEEVFAQLPADRLVNVEIKNDGFHSHGEEAAVVQLVARFGLRERCLISSFNPLVLWRLQQADSRIALAYLYRPESPWYLRRLPITRLLQLKAIHPHHTLVTAAKVAAAHRRGLQVNTWTVNEASDFERVLACGVDGIMTDYPERLLAWLDAWPYRVTAT